The Micromonospora sp. NBC_00421 DNA window CCGAGGTGATCGCCGAGTCCGACTGCGACGGCAACGTCGAGCTGACCCTGGTCAACCGCAGCGGCAACGCCGAGGCGACGTTCACCATCACCGGCAGTGGTGGCTTCACCGAGAAGGTGACCGTCCCGCTTCGCAAGATCGAGACCCGGAAGCTCAGCGCCGGGGAGGCGCAGGAGATCACCGTGGCCGCCCCGGGCATGAAGGACTTCACCGGCGGCTGGCAGAAGCCGGCGGACTGCCAGCAGCCCGAGGTGGGCACGCCTGACGCCAGCTACGAATCCGACTGCGACAAGATGATCTTCCGGATCAGCAACCCGGAGGACGGCGCCCCGCTGACCTCCGTCTTCACCCCCAACAAGGGTGAGCCGAAGAAGCTGACCGTCGAGCCCGGCCGGACCGGCACGGTCAGCTTCCCGGCCAACAAGGGCCTCACCGTCACCGTCACCGGCGACCTCGACTCCGGCGGCCCGCTCAAGTGGGAGCAGCCGAAGGACTGCCCGTCCACGGGCGGCGGCAGCGGCGGGGGCGACCAGGACGGCGGCCTCCCGGTGACCGGCGCGGCGGCCGGTGCCATCGCGGCCGGCGCTGCCACCCTGCTGGCAGCCGGCGTGGTGCTCTTCTTCGCCGCCCGACGCCGACGGATCCGCTTCACCGTCTGACCGCAACACGCCTGACCCGTACCACGACGTAGGCGCGTGCCGACCACCCGGTCGGCACGCGCCTGCGTCGTGTGGCCCCGCAGCCGTCGCCCCGCCGGACGGTGGATGAGAGACGTCGCCCCGCCGGACGGTGGGGTGTCGAGAGCCAGGGGTCGCTTCTGGCACGTCGGTGGGTCGGGCGTCATTGCCCGGTGCTGCGGGATCCCCGACGCACCACCTCCGGCACTGTCCGAAGCCGAACCGAACCGAGCCGAGCCAATTCGATTGCCGATCCGATGGTGGCCGTGCTGGTGCTGGTGCCGCTGCTGGTCGTCGCGCAGGGACAGCGTTCCTTGCCGATCCGATTGCCGATCCGATTGCCCACGCGGTCGCCGACGCCTACAGCCGCTCCGGCCATCACCGGCCCCCACCGGGGGCACCGTTACCCCGTCGGTGTCCTGTAGAGCTGATGACGTTAACGAGTCACCCTCCGGACCACCGGACCACCGAACCGAACAGGACCAACAGGCGGGACTAGATCGAAGGCCCATACCCGACCGAGCCAGAACGGGCCGAGCCGAGCTAAATCGAGCCGAGCCAAGCCAGGCCAGGCCGGCCAGGCCGAACCAAGCCAAGCCGGACCGAGCCGGACCGAGCCGGACCGAGCCGAGCCGGGCCGGGCCGGGCCGCGCTAGTGGTGGGCAACACCGTTGCGTTAGGGGGAACGGCTGTTCGTCAACCACCGCTGCCTCGCCGATCATGGAGTTGTGGTGGGCAACAGAACGCCCGTAAACCCCCAAAGTCGGCACCACAACTCCATGATCGCCAAGCGGGCCCACCCCGCTCCCCGATCGGGCACTTCCTGTCCCGGGTTGACCAGCCGCCCACGGCGTTAACGCAACGGTGTTGTAGTGGTGGGTGGTGTGTGATCCGTTAACGTCATCAGCTCCAAAGGACGCGGATGTACCAAGCGTCGCTGCCCTCAGTAACGATGTGCTTCGACCGGCTAACCCGCCCTGAGCAGGGCAGCGATTGCCATTCACTAACTGTGCAGGTTGTCACACGGCGCGAGCGGGACCGGACCGCCCCGGAGCATGGTCGAGCAGCCCGGAGCAGAACCCGGCAACGCAGGGAAGCACCCCGCCGCACAGAGCGTCGCCGAGCAGCTCGCCGCCCAAAAGGAGCAGCGCAGACCACGGGCGACGCAGACCACGGGCGACGCAGACCACGGCACGGGCACGGCGGGGCGGGGGGTGGGTCAGCCCTTCTCCAGGTACTCCGCGCGCTCCTCGTCGACCAGGGCGGCGACCGAGGCCGCCAGCGCCGGGTGACGCGTCAGCTCCGGGTCCTCCTCGACCAGGGTGAGCGCCTCGGCGCGGGCGTCGCGGATCAGGTCGGCGTCGCGGAGCAGGGACAGCAACCGCAGGTGCGAGCGGTGGCCGGACTGGGTCGCCCCCAGCACGTCGCCCTCCCTGCGCTGTTCCAGATCCAGCTCGGCCAGCTTGAACCCGTCGGTGGTGGAGGCGACCGCGTCCAACCGCTCGCGCGCCGACGAACCCTCGGCCGCCTCGCTCACCAGCAGGCAGAGCCCGGGTGCCGAGCCCCGACCGACCCGGCCACGGAGCTGGTGCAGCTGCGAGACACCGAACCGGTCGGCGTCCAGCACGATCATCACGGTGGCGTTGGGCACGTTGACGCCGACCTCCACCACAGTGGTGGCGACCAGCACGTCCAGCTTGCCGTCGGCGAAGGAGCGCATCACCGCGTCCTTCTCGTCGGCGGGCAGCCGGCCGTGCAGGACGCCGATCCGCAGCCCGTGCAGCGGCCCCTCGGCGAGCAGCGGCGCCACCTCGGTCACCGCCAGCGGCGGCCGCCGCCCGTTGTCGTCCTCCCGGGGCGGCTCCTCCTCGACTGCCGGCCCCTCACCGATCCGCGGACAGACCACGTACGCCTGGTGGCCGGCGTCGACCTCCTCGCGCACCCGCCGCCAGGCCCGGTCCAGGAAGGCCGGCTTCTCGGCCGCCGGTACCACGTGCGAGGCGATCGGGGACCGTCCCTGCGGCAACTGGGACAGGGTGGACGTCTCCAGGTCGCCGTAGACGGTCATCGCCACCGTGCGCGGGATCGGGGTGGCCGTCATCACCAGCACGTGCGGCGGCTGGTCGGCCTTGGACCGCAGGGCGTCGCGCTGCTCCACGCCGAAGCGGTGCTGCTCGTCGACCACCACCAGGCCCAGGTCGGCGAAGTCGACCCCCTCGTAGAGCAGGGCGTGGGTGCCGAGCACGATGCCGGCCCGCCCCTCGGCGACCTCCGCGAGGGCCCGGCGGCGGGCCGCCGCGCCCAGCGAGCCGGTGACCAGCTCCACCCGGGTCGCGTCGTCGGCCGCGCCCAGCTCACCGGCCTGGGCAAGCGGGCCGAGCAGGTCGAGCATGCCCCGGTGGTGCTGGGCGGCGAGCACCTCGGTCGGGGCGAGCAGCGCCGCCTGGCCGCCCGCGTCGACCACCTGGAGCATCGCCCGCAGGGCCACCACCGTCTTGCCGGAACCGACCTCACCCTGCAACAGCCGGTGCATCGGGTGCGGCTCGGCCAGGTCGGCGGCGATCTCGACGGCGACGTCCCGCTGGCCGGAGGTCAGCTCGTAGGGCAGCCGGGCGTCGAACGCGTCGAGCAGGCCGCCCGCCTTCGCCGGGCGCGGCCTCGCCGGCCAGGACGCCGCCCGCAGCTTGCGCTGCACCAGGGTCAGCTGTACGGCGAACGCCTCGTCCCACTTGAGTCGGCGGCGGGCCCGGTAGAGCTCCTCCTTGCTGGACGGTCGGTGGATCTCGCGTAGCGCGGTGCCGATGCCGACCAGTTTCCGGCCGACCCGCAGCTCCGTCGGCAGCGGATCGTCCGGCGGGGTGACGGTGTCCAGCACCACCCGGACGCAGCGGGCGATAACCCAGGTCGGCACGGCCGCTGCGGCCGGGTAGACCGGAATCAGCGCCCCGGCGAACTCCTCGACCTCCTCGGAGGCCGCCACCTCACCCTCGCCCCCTTCGCCGAGCAGGACGTACTCCGGGCCGTTGAGCTGCCGTCTGCCCCGGAACTCGGTGACCTTGCCGGCGAACAGCCCCCACCGGCCGGGCCGAAGCTCCCGCTCCCGCCACGCCTGGCTGCCGAAGAAGGTCAGGGTCAGCGTCCCGCCGGAGTTGTCACCGACGGTCACCTCCAGCAGGTTGCCCCGACGCTGCCGCATCGGTCGTACCGCCGTGCGTTGCACCTGGGCCAGCACGGTGACCTGCTCTCCGACGTCCAGCGAGCGGATGTCGGTGTGCTCACCGCGCTCGTCGTAGCGGCGTGGGAAGTGGTACATCAGGTCACCGGCGGTGTGCAGGTCGAGGTGGCCGGCGAGCGCCTTGGCGGTCTTCTCCCCGACCAGCTTCTTGAGCGCGGTGTCCACCGTGGCCGGTTCGGCCGTCGTCATTCGACCCCCACCAGGAGCGGATAGTACGGTTGCCCACCCGGGTACGCCTGCACCTCGACGAAGGGCCAGCGCCGGCTCACGTGCTCCCGGACCGCCTCGACGAGACCGGTCGGGGCGTCCGCGCCGGTGAGCAGGGTGACCAGCTCGCCGCCGCCGCCGAGCATCCGGTCGACCATGGCCGCGCAGGTGTCGACCAGGTCGCTGCCGATCAGGTGGACCTCGCCCTCGACCAGGGCCAGCACGTCACCGGGGCGGCACGGGCCGGCGACGGTCAGCGCCTCCCGGCTGGCGTGGCACACCTCGGCGTACCGGCAGGCGCCGGCGGCCTCGGCCATCGCGATGACGTCGTCTTCGAACCGGCGCTGCGGGTCCCGGACGGCGAGGGCGGCGAGCGCCTGCACCGGCGAACGGGTCGGCACCACGCTCACCTTCACTCCGAGCCGGTGCGCCTCCCTGGCGGCGGCGCTCGCCACGGCCTGGGTGTTCGGGTCGTTGGGGAGCACCACCACCCGGGCGGCGGCGGTGGCCCGGATCGCGTCCAGCAGCTCACCGGTGGACGGGTTGCCCGGCACCACTGTCGCCCCCTCGGCACCGAACAGCTCGGCGATGCCGTCGCCGGCCGCGACCACCACGGCCGCCCGCCCGTCGGCGGCGGTGGGACCGGGCGCGGGGGCCGGCGCAGCCTGCTCGGCCGGCGCGTGGTGCTCGGCGAACCGGGTCACCGAGATCCGGTACGGCCGGCCGGCGACCACCCCGGCCTCGACCGCCGCCCCGACGTCATTGACGTGGACGTGGACGTTCCAGGTGGTGGACTCGGCGGGTGAGCCGCCGTCCCCGACCACCACCAGCGAGTCGCCAAGCGTGGCCAGTTCGGCGCGCATCCGGGTCACCGCCTCGTGCGGGGCGTCGAGGAGGAACTGCACCTCGTAGGCGTACTCGGTGGAGCCGGTCTCCCGGACGGCGGTCAGCGGCGGGCGGACCGTGCGGGTCACCGGCGTCGGCCGGGGTGGGATCTCCCCCGTGACCACCTCGACCAGCGCGTCGAGCAGCAGGCAGAGCCCCCGGCCGCCGGCGTCGACCACGCCGGCGCGGGCCAGCGCGGGCAACTGCTCGGGGGTACGGGCCAACGCGCGGGCGGCCTCACCGGCGGCGGCCCGGGTCACCGTGCGCAGGTCGTCGCTGTCGGCCTGCTCGGCGGCGGTCGCGGCGGCGGCGACCACGCTGAGCA harbors:
- the recG gene encoding ATP-dependent DNA helicase RecG codes for the protein MTTAEPATVDTALKKLVGEKTAKALAGHLDLHTAGDLMYHFPRRYDERGEHTDIRSLDVGEQVTVLAQVQRTAVRPMRQRRGNLLEVTVGDNSGGTLTLTFFGSQAWRERELRPGRWGLFAGKVTEFRGRRQLNGPEYVLLGEGGEGEVAASEEVEEFAGALIPVYPAAAAVPTWVIARCVRVVLDTVTPPDDPLPTELRVGRKLVGIGTALREIHRPSSKEELYRARRRLKWDEAFAVQLTLVQRKLRAASWPARPRPAKAGGLLDAFDARLPYELTSGQRDVAVEIAADLAEPHPMHRLLQGEVGSGKTVVALRAMLQVVDAGGQAALLAPTEVLAAQHHRGMLDLLGPLAQAGELGAADDATRVELVTGSLGAAARRRALAEVAEGRAGIVLGTHALLYEGVDFADLGLVVVDEQHRFGVEQRDALRSKADQPPHVLVMTATPIPRTVAMTVYGDLETSTLSQLPQGRSPIASHVVPAAEKPAFLDRAWRRVREEVDAGHQAYVVCPRIGEGPAVEEEPPREDDNGRRPPLAVTEVAPLLAEGPLHGLRIGVLHGRLPADEKDAVMRSFADGKLDVLVATTVVEVGVNVPNATVMIVLDADRFGVSQLHQLRGRVGRGSAPGLCLLVSEAAEGSSARERLDAVASTTDGFKLAELDLEQRREGDVLGATQSGHRSHLRLLSLLRDADLIRDARAEALTLVEEDPELTRHPALAASVAALVDEERAEYLEKG
- a CDS encoding DAK2 domain-containing protein is translated as MLDTLDDAAVRRWCASGLAVLRRHQGEIDDLNVYPVPDGDTGTNLVLTLTSAQQALAMDLGTLPEDGNTAHGHALRLMARGALLGARGNSGVILSQILRGLADALGVVPAVAGRALAAALRDATTAAYAAVARPVEGTVLSVVAAAATAAEQADSDDLRTVTRAAAGEAARALARTPEQLPALARAGVVDAGGRGLCLLLDALVEVVTGEIPPRPTPVTRTVRPPLTAVRETGSTEYAYEVQFLLDAPHEAVTRMRAELATLGDSLVVVGDGGSPAESTTWNVHVHVNDVGAAVEAGVVAGRPYRISVTRFAEHHAPAEQAAPAPAPGPTAADGRAAVVVAAGDGIAELFGAEGATVVPGNPSTGELLDAIRATAAARVVVLPNDPNTQAVASAAAREAHRLGVKVSVVPTRSPVQALAALAVRDPQRRFEDDVIAMAEAAGACRYAEVCHASREALTVAGPCRPGDVLALVEGEVHLIGSDLVDTCAAMVDRMLGGGGELVTLLTGADAPTGLVEAVREHVSRRWPFVEVQAYPGGQPYYPLLVGVE
- a CDS encoding cell wall anchor protein — translated: MIRPQLSLRRPLAVTAAALAGLATVLACTAPASASPASPSPTATATPTATATATPSATATTPSDEPTAPSCVAAADARYTHTFDGPAGKASITLTNGPLCRGEEQELALVSYVTPSAKFAVPQYVLDKSIKKFTGVAPGELGVATLDFAVEVPNCYTQVDFVFGSKLIDPLTDTSDRYGDRKVGSPSGIGARSTGPRAWYNGGSGTCSAAPEVIAESDCDGNVELTLVNRSGNAEATFTITGSGGFTEKVTVPLRKIETRKLSAGEAQEITVAAPGMKDFTGGWQKPADCQQPEVGTPDASYESDCDKMIFRISNPEDGAPLTSVFTPNKGEPKKLTVEPGRTGTVSFPANKGLTVTVTGDLDSGGPLKWEQPKDCPSTGGGSGGGDQDGGLPVTGAAAGAIAAGAATLLAAGVVLFFAARRRRIRFTV